In Maylandia zebra isolate NMK-2024a linkage group LG9, Mzebra_GT3a, whole genome shotgun sequence, the genomic stretch agaattgtaGACTACATAGATggtatctttccaaaggaaaaagtactatagcttactagggtatattagacttaatagttactatatacaataatggacttctatacattgtacatcagataaaaactttggttgtaagatccagatatgtatttaataaaagctacacatgagaataagaaagaaaagtatgtctttgtaccgccttttccctgttcatgccctatcggcccccctggctaaactttgctagatccgcccctgcacagttaccagccatcagaaaagctgatcagctgatcattgatcagctCCATGATTGACACGTagtgctccgacgtgctaaggtTTTGAGCTCGGTTTCgccgtgttgcaagttttgtgaggtgcttttgtgatatttaatggatcggattacattttttatttctctccgatatccgatctagtaatttaggtcagtatctcTCTAATTATTATAATACTTTTGTTACTATTATAGTTTTTGTAGCACATTAAACTGAGCTAAGTGTTATAATGTAAGCAATAAAAGATAACTGGACGTTGGCaaagatgctctttatttcaggcgatgTTCAGGATTAAaatggtggtgggaaagactttcattgtgacctttgtggaaaaactttcagtcatcaaaagaccctaaaaatacatcaacgtagacacactgcagacaaaatgaactactgcaaagaatgtgagAAAGGCTTCCCCAGACCAAAGGACTTAAAACAGCATGAACtcattcacagtggggttaaaaagcatgtctgtgatcagtgtgggtcatccttcaccactgcaagtCAGCTCAAAAGACACAAACatgtccacacaggagagaaaccatacaggtttagacactgtgacaaaagcttctcacaaacaagaccaaacgacacatCTGTCTCCTCCccgtctgagctcgccacaatatgtTTGGCTATAccctctatttttggtaattccacgcatTAAGAGGCCCTAATGCCCGTGTCTCAATCTCGCGTCTCATAATgaagtgaagaaatatttttaaaaattatttgaagGCAATAAGAGAGTGTTACAAGCATAGtgctaaagaatgtagcctcatgggcagtgtagtccgtgctgcagggagaatggactgccatacccgtgatgtgtctgtgagcgaggagggagaaaaaggagaaaagtacAAGTTGTCATAGAGCAGAaacaggagctggaagcatgtaaatacaataataatcactgcagccaaaagcccagttgtaagtacgttattaagactcgactgtacgctgtgttcgtgttttcctctgaaacaataagttccgttggagcagcctttcaatgcctctctctgtctctggatagcaaacttgacccagacaacaaagttctgtaatctgtagtggaatacattttaaaagtaaccttcccaacactgttaatagacctctctgcattgaatcatacttgttattaatctctgtctgtcttttctcctgtcttccttccctcaccccaaccggttgtgccagatggccgccccttccTGGTTATTTGAGAGTTCtgctttcctgttaaaagggagatttTCCTGCCGTTTTCATCAGATTCCACCACACTGCATTTTTGCAGGAAATgcaactttttatattttttatttaacatttaattaacaatatatatatttggatTTAAACTAGAACAAGACTTGGTATTATTTAAATGGTATGCTTATGTCTCTGACATTACCCCCAAAAAACTGGACTCATGTCTTAAAAGTTGGTCTGCTAAAGGATTGCCTATATTTGATAGCTTGATTAAAGATGGAAATTTTATTAGTGTTGATACattgaaacaaaaatacaatCTGGAAAGACAGGATTTATGACGATATTTGTTAATAAGACACTATATAAAGAGGACAATTAGAGTGGTGTCGGACACTAATGTAGATTTGATAGCAATGCTCAAAAAGGCATATAGTGGTGACgtcaacaaaaaacacatttcctgtTTGTATACGTTCTTTACAAATAAGATGGGAGAAGGAGGGAGGTGTGTGCATAACACAGGATGAACTGAAATGCACTAGCTCACAAAGATGGAGGGAATTTGGATGGAAATTTTGATTAGGTTCTTTATCACCTCTTACCAAAAGACTCATTATGATGGGAACCCCCCATATGCTGGAGAAAATATGGACACAGACGAGTACATCTCTGACATTTGCAGGCAGAATTTTAAACCTTGGGTGAAACGTGCTCAATGCAGTTCTTAAGCATGCATGCAAATGTTCATTAGTCAGCTGTGAGCGAGTTTTCCCCATTCATCTTTAAATGCCAGATTTtcacttcaggaagcacacagccctaCTCCACTGACGACTTGCTGTTGGCCAACACCCTCAATGACTTTTACTGCTGGTTTGATGAGACATCGAGCAGCTTTCACACCTCAAACTAGACACTTTGGTCACTCATCCTCCCACCTTCCCCACTCCCCCCACAACAGAGCCATCAACGCTATCAAAGACTTCACCCACAGGAGCCCCCTTCTCACTTCACACCTATGAGGACTTCACACCACCTTCTCCCACTACAacccttcatattcatgaagcagaagTGAGGACGCAGTTTAACCCTTTAGACATACTAAATAaccaatttaattcaattcaattgtaaGGTCTTTATATCAAGCTCTGCTGTGTTCAAGCTATTAATTACTGCGCGCAGGAGAGccaaaacacacatcaaacattaaAGTTCAGTTATCCCAGCTTTAACCTTGGGATGCCTCAGCTTCTCCTTTATATCCCCCACACTCAACTCTCTGCATCAGGAAGCTCCTGGCACTGGTCACCCTGGGAGTTTCGTCCTTCTACGCCCCAACAGTTAGCAGATAACATAGTGAAGCATCGCCAAGCAGTTTTCACAAGGTCAAGCTGACACAAAATTTGACTCTGACTTTAAACACTGGTCACTTCAGGTGTTGCTCTGATatacaggaaatgacatcacGGCTCAAACTCTTTGTCAGTAAaccatttctttatttaacatGTAAAATTTTGGTTTAACTGTTGCAAGATTTCATTACACaaacaagctgaaaaaaaactgcagaacACATGGATCAATGcattcaataaaaatataacaggaaaCAGATTTCTTAATCAAACTGCTGGAACAAAGCTAACCACTCAACACAAACACTACAGTAGAACAGTTTAGAAAGCTTAAAATGTAACGAGAGGCACATTTTCATTCATAGGTGTCTAATCAGATCTTTACAGAAGACTCcacctgaactctgtggagcctgatctcaagggtttaagtctgaccctgaaaccagAAGAGGATCTTTGTCTctgcaaggcaaggcaaggcaaggcaaatttatttgtatagcacaattcaacaacaaggtgattcaaagtgctttacagagacattagaaacaaaaacaaataaaaagcatgatttaaaattgattaaaacaagcaaacaaacaaactaagtaaacacacacatttcacacctgttcgcgcgatctgaacccttatcgtaaggggagctaccagtccttctgtggacgagctactttctattttaaattccctgaatttaaaatactctgtagacccagtctagacccagttggggagctacccagagctctaaacccacttaacaaacaaacaaaacaaacaaaacagtatataaaatcaaaacagataaaatcagaaatagataagatcagtagttagtgtaagttttgaaatttaagcttaaaagtgtggatttggtgctttattcaaatgcagctgagaacaggtgagtcttcaacctggatttaaataaactgagtgtttcagctgatctgaggctttctgggagtttgttccagatataaggagcataaaagctgaatgcagcttctccgtgtctggttctgactctgggaactgataaaagaccggatccagatgacctgagggatctggaaggttcatactgggtcaggaggtcactgaccCAGTatgcagattcactgtgatccagagATGGTAATGATTTCAGTCCTGCatcacgctgatgtttgcacagaggaGATAATTTAGTAAATGTTTTTGAACATTGGTAACAGTAAAACAGTTCCTTCATAATCATTATGCAAATTTTtactctgtgaatggtactcatggccattgaccagtggttgttgatcaatggtcataagaatttgcatattaatgatgaagaaactgacctcacagcccattgttcattcattgggctggtttcagtcgttatgcaaatgtactgtttacaaGATTAACTTAAAAGCGGGAATCAAGACGTAATAGTTTATTTGTAACATGGAATCGTTTGTGAgtggagtatgaactgagattactCAAACTCTTTCACAGATGAAGTTCTCTTTCATGTGTCTGCGTTCATGCTTAGTATGATCACATGATTGCGAAAAggttttgtcacagtgtctgcacttgtatggtttctctcATGTGTGGACTCGTTTATGCTTTTCAAGCTGACGTGCACTGATGAAGGATGACCTACACTGATCGCAGACATGCTTTTTAACGCCACTGTGAGTGAGTTCATATTGTTTGAAGTGCTTTGAAGTGGTGAAGCCTCTCCTGCATTCTTTACAGTAGTTCATTtcgtctccagtgtgtctacgttgatgtattTTCAGAGTCCTTCAATGACTTCAtgtttttccacaaaggtcacaaCAAAAGTCTTTCCCATagcgatgacagggttgagaacttgATCCATCTGTgttgctctgcttctaaacaaagacacaaagacagtgtaagtcagtccgtcaacatttttatcctgaacgtcgcctgaaataaagaccATCTCTGCCAAAgtccaattacattttactgATTACATTATCACACTCAGCTCAATTTAATGTGCTATAAAAACGATAAgagtaaaaacattaaattaataCTAGTTTAATGCTACAATAACAGTAATACAATTCTCAAACACTATCCCTAAAAACCTGTGATCAGAGTCTGAATAATCATTCAGAGCTGcctttccatgcagtagaattgctaacatgctaacacaatttgatgagcagagttgtttcaAACAGTCGGGCTGACaagataaacataaaaatacatacctcacagtaactgcacttgtagagtctttctggtgtggatctgttggtgtcgtctcagagaatgtggagatttaaaagtcttctcacacaggtcacatttataaggGCTCTCCTCAGAGTGGGTAAACATGTGACATCGTAACTCTGTGTTTGTAGCAAAGTGTTTGCCACACTgctcacagcagtacacatcatgtctggtgtgaatgcgtaggtgtgtatttcgcCTCCCTAtccggctgaaagtttttccacaaatgtcacagctgtatgccttaattccagagtgggtaactagatgactctgtaagctgttactgtgagtaaaagctctgccacactgatcacagctgtacgctttaactccactgtggatcaGTTGGTGTGCTTTTAAGTTTCCAGGGTGGGTAAAACACtttccacactcgtcacagctgaatggtttctctccactgtggatgagttggtgtatTTTTAAGCTTCCAGACTTgctaaaagactttccacactcgtcacagctgaatggtctctctccagtgtggatcagtttgtgtgcttttaagtttccagagtgggtaaaagactttccacactcatcacagctgaatggtctctctccagtgtggatcagttGGTGTGCTTTTAAGCttccagagtgggtaaaagactttccacactcatcacagctgaatggtctctctccagtgtggatcagttggtgtgtttttaagcttccagagtgggtaaaagactttccacactcatcacagctgaacggtctctctccagtgtggatcagttGGTGTGCTTTTAagtttccagagtgggtaaaagactttccacactcatcacagctgaatggtctctctccagtgtggatcagttGGTGTGCTTTTAagtttccagagtgggtaaaa encodes the following:
- the LOC112431726 gene encoding uncharacterized protein LOC112431726 yields the protein MHQVIHTRERPFSCDECGKSFSWKKALKRHHLIHSGLKAYSCDECGKSFTHSGNLKAHQLIHTGERPFSCDECGKSFTHSGNLKAHQLIHTGERPFSCDECGKSFTHSGSLKTHQLIHTGERPFSCDECGKSFTHSGSLKAHQLIHTGERPFSCDECGKSFTHSGNLKAHKLIHTGERPFSCDECGKSFSKSGSLKIHQLIHSGEKPFSCDECGKCFTHPGNLKAHQLIHSGVKAYSCDQCGRAFTHSNSLQSHLVTHSGIKAYSCDICGKTFSRIGRRNTHLRIHTRHDVYCCEQCGKHFATNTELRCHMFTHSEESPYKCDLCEKTFKSPHSLRRHQQIHTRKTLQVQLL